The Anopheles merus strain MAF chromosome 2L, AmerM5.1, whole genome shotgun sequence genome has a segment encoding these proteins:
- the LOC121591619 gene encoding malate synthase-like has product MKGQEILIESAPHRLEAAYKDIFTEGALQFLGQLVSQFDLEVEQLLQNRVKRRLLIQEGKWTPEFQNRTESLEWKINDLPDRLRNRKLDLGDVSPANTIHFTDCLYAEVQGIQVDFDDGHCPTWRNTVQGLFNVTRAVHGSLQGAPLDVQAYPLLMLRPRAFNMIEHHCIVNGKEVIGPLFDYALLMYHNARTMAILGIGPYFYLSKIEDPSETQLWNKIFTWTEDQLGLPGGTIKACVLIENILAAFCMEDILYSIKEHAIGLNCGIWDYCASIIAKFGWKREFLLPDRNKYVNMGQPFLRNYMRLLINVCHKRGALATGGMAAKILPTGKEKAALSDQEVIESVKMAKAVEIDAGVDGFMIYDLRMIDAINELWERKTHSDNQLTVLPNISQITADSLLQIPKGGVTIDGLNNNITVALLFIYHWLTGSGVFFLNGAVEDSATAEISRSQLWQWIRMGAVLEDADRTVVSRRLVYQTMDKIISAAYRAWCITPSDRKRLLSAKFMLLDVISSRHYVEYITTHLNDSHKFRTLHNKNDGLMAKL; this is encoded by the exons ATGAAGGGCCAAGAAATATTAATCGAATCTGCACCGCATCGGCTTGAAGCTGCCTATAAGGACATATTCACTGAGGGTGCATTGCAGTTTTTGGGCCAGCTGGTATCACAATTTGACCTAGAAGTTGAACAG CTGTTGCAAAATCGAGTCAAACGGAGACTGCTAATTCAAGAGGGCAAGTGGACGCCCGAGTTCCAGAACCGCACTGAATCGTTGGAATGGAAGATCAACGATTTGCCGGACCGGTTACGTAATCGAAAGCTCGATCTTGGTGATGTGAGCCCTGCAAATACGATACATTTTACCGATTGTCTGTACGCGGAAGTGCAGGGAATTCAG GTTGATTTTGACGATGGACACTGCCCCACCTGGCGTAATACCGTGCAAGGTCTGTTCAATGTTACGCGGGCAGTACATGGCAGTCTGCAAGGTGCACCGCTGGATGTGCAAGCATACCCGCTCCTGATGCTGCGCCCAAGGGCGTTCAACATGATCGAGCATCACTGCATTGTGAATGGGAAGGAGGTGATCGGCCCACTGTTTGACTATGCGCTGCTTATGTACCACAATGCTCGCACTATGGCAATCCTTGGTATAGGGCCTTACTTTTATCTGTCGAAG ATCGAAGATCCGAGCGAAACACAGCTCTGGAACAAGATCTTCACCTGGACCGAGGATCAGTTAGGGTTGCCCGGCGGTACCATTAAAGCATGCGTGTTGATCGAAAACATCCTGGCAGCGTTCTGCATGGAGGACATCCTGTACTCCATCAAAGAGCATGCGATCGGGCTGAACTGTGGCATATGGGACTACTGTGCTAGCATCATCGCTAAATTTGGCTGGAAGCGGGAATTTCTGCTTCCCGATCGCAACAAGTACGTCAACATGGGTCAACCGTTCTTGCGCAACTATATGCGGCTGCTCATCAACGTTTGCCACAAAAGGGGCGCATTGGCAACCGGTGGTATGGCTGCGAAAATTTTGCCCACCGGAAAGGAAAAGGCTGCCTT AAGCGACCAGGAGGTAATAGAAAGCGTTAAAATGGCTAAAGCGGTAGAAATAGATGCCGGTGTGGATGGGTTCATGATTTACGATCTGCGAATGATCGATGCCATTAACGAGCTgtgggaaagaaaaacgcaCAGCGACAATCAGCTCACTGTCCTGCCCAACATCTCCCAAATTACTGCCGATAGTTTGCTCCAGATACCGAAGGGCGGCGTAACCATCGATGGACTCAA CAACAACATTACGGTAGCGCTGCTCTTCATCTACCATTGGCTGACCGGGAGTGGGGTGTTCTTTTTGAACGGAGCCGTCGAAGATTCGGCCACGGCGGAAATATCACGCTCCCAGCTGTGGCAGTGGATCCGCATGGGAGCCGTGCTGGAGGATGCCGACAGGACCGTCGTCTCTCGCCGGCTGGTCTACCAGACGATGGATAAAATCATATCCGCCGCTTACCGGGCCTGGTGCATTACGCCCTCGGACCGGAAACGCCTGCTGTCCGCCAAGTTCATGCTG
- the LOC121591617 gene encoding uncharacterized protein LOC121591617: MDSLQAINSKLTVHSAAAQIEKILKISQKSTNQTLPEPDIELLKQLCKSNNLRICQLANEVLLHLATEGAVELGQLLGMLMTTLPNTTPGQFIVIGGSIFQLLLLDLRRRCLATENKCNYTCQFDLKPPQHPVILLIEKASTGSTSTVLDLITGTLNHSDEIIRTNSIEFLRPVLLHLFVNVAIYADCQPLWKHLIGRALHDCKAETVVFEILAWRRDTTAPQTCYTIGLLTDALEIIQSENDANIQYQLEYALYMVAVLKDYIEYNYDPSRCFALLHKVGVAAMKCDPPPNLDVLTAIISDLLPIVTPLKLYGLLQLIQVILPACGNNTRLLIKEAMIQLLGQPSYTATYLTLCDRILTQVEKDFSQADGKNAADLPNVPVRTTYFHQDSAKWTILCNWWHSSDTAIEDFLRRQNTSSTRFTLALGQLHRSIFLSPFYEEDVWRTNFDRLVKLMCHGDLQVAQCKIPLLYGLAQHKDARRRLHVLQTIASMGAKENLIGILKALTKGLDRSLCLDLYLRLWKAEPRTYPLLYDLLKDTSRQPNEDRWEHTIARAYTIREVCLINPQQHGEDLVNLFSEVLSSPNNNENEVAICLSLDAISSLCEHQVVNIVSTWKVLGFRFANERRPKVIKSLCRFFGSVPLIKVTTPEQESLVNHIIGTLWHYVTDYEDRGVLEAALGTLKHFHPDTLTLRQIPEVYRQGIDLPEPNEEGLSAADSAGSVPPECWIQLLLYTNHCAIEAVGELLAHYITREIEGYRGGIYQTPEGRPEPSNLKYLPRASILSTIVNFLITQSTKFTKIETTPELVLVQMLRIVAKPYPKPIPPLNWCFLHEYFVHCFEMRDACLQISIKQMPYSGTAKRLVENYLNELCETIMLEEDLLKIYAAIAEITEAVQTDIYKRFVHLSLQYLAERAEDQQFADNTPFIQTMALIAGALQRERKYENEDNFDHLCTTLENFFMRFDQESDVFQKYIETLVHLPEKHFTALLKPSTWTEGINVEKLEKTIYLQLAFRRYNPSAKSLHFFGLADIVSAVAKHQDASLSVFFLREWFNFVEQFARDNEEQPSHGKDLIGFIVELIGLLQCNLTATADRIEQSTMFMLDALITAVVSFSGYGGLYGAQAFANDGSLRLAQFPLALVTVFQQNMWREIEIKIYEFLYHLYGIASLPNEFAECLRDALICCKRQPYFQQSKTWPKFVTLRRRL; this comes from the exons ATGGATAGTTTGCAGGCAATTAATTCTAAACTGACGGTGCATTCAGCGGCAGCTCAAATCGAaaagattttgaaaatatccCAAAAATCAACGAACCAAACGCTGCCGGAGCCAGATATTGAGCTGCTGAAACAACTCTGCAAATCGAACAACCTACGGATATGCCAGCTGGCAAACGAAGTGCTGCTGCATCTTGCCACCGAAGGGGCGGTTGAACTCGGGCAACTGCTGGGAATGCTGATGACCACGCTGCCGAACACAACTCCCGGACAGTTCATCGTCATCGGGGGGTCTATTTTCCAGCTTCTGCTGCTCGATCTTCGACGGCGGTGCCTAGCCACAGAAAACAAATGCAACTATACGTGCCAGTTCGACTTGAAGCCGCCTCAACATCCGGTGATTCTGCTCATCGAAAAAGCCAGCACGGGCTCCACGTCAACCGTGCTTGATTTGATCACTGGCACATTGAACCATTCGGACGAAATAATACGCACGAACAGCATCGAATTTTTACGCCCCGTGCTGTTGCATCTTTTCGTAAACGTGGCCATATACGCAGACTGTCAGCCACTGTGGAAACATCTAATCGGCCGAGCTCTACACGATTGCAAAGCAGAAACGGTTGTGTTTGAAATTCTAGCATGGCGCCGAGATACAACAGCACCTCAAACCTGCTACACGATCGGGCTATTGACGGATGCTTTAGAAATAATTCAAAGCGAGAATGACGCAAACATTCAATATCAACTGGAATACGCCTTGTACATGGTGGCAGTTCTAAAAGATTACATAGAGTACAATTACGATCCAAGccgttgctttgctttgctgcaTAAAGTTGGTGTTGCGGCAATGAAGTGTGATCCGCCTCCGAATTTAGATGTGCTGACGGCGATCATTAGCGATCTTCTGCCGATCGTAACACCACTAAAACTGTACGGATTGCTACAACTTATTCAAGTGATACTGCCGGCCTGTGGGAATAACACCCGCCTGCTTATAAAAGAAGCCATGATTCAGTTGCTGGGACAGCCATCATACACAGCAACATATTTGACGCTTTGCGACAGGATTCTTACACAGGTCGAAAAGGACTTTTCACAGGCGGATGGCAAGAACGCTGCGGATTTGCCTAATGTTCCCGTTCGAACCACCTACTTTCATCAAGACTCAGCCAAGTGGACGATTCTCTGTAACTGGTGGCATTCTTCGGACACGGCAATCGAGGATTTTCTTCGAAGGCAAAACACATCTAGCACAAGATTTACCTTAGCTTTGGGCCAACTTCATCGCTCAATTTTCTTGTCACCTTTCTACGAAGAAGATGTATGGCGAACGAATTTTGACCGTTTAGTTAAACTGATGTGCCACGGCGATTTGCAAGTTGCCCAATGCAAGATACCGCTGCTGTACGGACTAGCGCAGCATAAAGATGCCCGGCGCCGACTGCATGTGCTGCAAACTATAGCGTCGATGGGAGCCAAGGAAAATCTGATTGGAATTCTTAAAGCTCTCACTAAAGGACTCGATCGTTCGCTTTGCCTCGATCTGTACCTGCGACTATGGAAGGCTGAACCGCGAACCTATCCGTTGCTGTACGATCTGCTGAAAGATACCAGCCGTCAGCCGAATGAAGATCGCTGGGAGCATACAATTGCTCGCGCGTACACAATCCGTGAAGTGTGCCTTATAAA CCCACAACAGCACGGCGAAGATTTGGTAAACTTATTCTCGGAAGTGCTTAGCAGTCCCAATAACAACGAGAACGAGGTGGctatctgtctctcgctcGATGCCATCTCGAGCCTCTGCGAACACCAGGTTGTCAACATTGTGTCAACATGGAAGGTGTTAGGGTTCCGTTTCGCTAACGAACGCCGCCCGAAAGTGATCAAAAGCTTGTGCCGGTTCTTTGGCAGTGTGCCGCTTATTAAAGTGACCACACCGGAACAAGAAAGCTTGGTAAATCATATCATTGGTACGCTCTGGCATTACGTGACCGACTACGAGGATCGGGGAGTTCTGGAGGCCGCTCTGGGGACGTTGAAACACTTTCACCCGGATACGCTAACTCTTCGCCAGATACCGGAAGTGTATCGACAGGGCATCGATCTGCCAGAACCGAATGAAGAAGGCCTTTCTGCTGCCGACAGTGCTGGATCGGTACCACCAGAATGTTGGATTCAGCTGCTTCTGTACACCAACCATTGTGCGATTGAAGCCGTTGGCGAGCTTTTGGCCCACTACATTACCCGCGAGATCGAAGGCTACCGGGGCGGTATCTACCAGACGCCAGAGGGACGTCCAGAACCATCCAACTTGAAGTATCTTCCACGGGCAAGCATTTTATCGACGATTGTTAACTTTCTCATAACGCAAAGCACCAAGTTTACGAAAATCGAAACCACACCCGAGCTGGTGCTAGTACAGATGCTGCGGATAGTTGCAAAACCATATCCCAAGCCGATTCCACCGCTGAATTGGTGTTTTCTGCATGAATATTTCGTCCATTGCTTCGAAATGCGCGATGCCTGCCTGCAGATATCCATCAAGCAGATGCCCTACTCTGGTACCGCCAAACGGCTGGTGGAAAACTATCTGAACGAGCTGTGCGAAACGATCATGCTGGAAGAGGATCTGCTGAAGATTTACGCTGCCATAGCCGAAATCACCGAAGCGGTGCAAACGGACATTTACAAACGATTTGTGCACCTTTCGCTACAGTATCTGGCCGAGCGGGCGGAGGATCAACAGTTTGCTGACAATACTCCATTCATTCAGACGATGGCATTAATCGCAGGCGCCCTgcagagggagagaaagtaCGAAAATGAGGACAACTTTGATCATCTCTGCACGACGCTGGAGAACTTTTTCATGCGCTTCGATCAGGAATCGGAT GTTTTTCAAAAGTACATCGAAACGTTGGTGCATCTTCCTGAGAAACACTTCACGGCCCTTCTGAAACCCAGCACCTGGACGGAAGGCATCAATGTGGAAAAGTTGGAAAAAACGATTTATCTACAGCTTGCCTTCCGGCGGTACAATCCTTCCGCCAAATCGTTGCACTTCTTTGGTCTCGCCGATATAGTGTCGGCAGTTGCAAAACACCAAGATGCTTCGTTGAGTGTCTTCTTCCTGCGGGAGTGGTTTAACTTCGTAGAGCAGTTTGCACGGGACAATGAGGAACAACCTTCGCATGGAAAGGATCTAATCGGCTTTATCGTTGAGCTGATTGGTCTGTTACAGTGCAATCTAACAGCTACGGCCGATCGCATAGAGCAGAGTACCATGTTTATGCTCGATGCTCTGATCACTGCTGTCGTTAGCTTCTCAGGCTATGGTGGACTGTATGGAGCGCAAGCATTTGCGAACGATGGATCGTTACGGTTGGCACAGTTTCCACTTGCACTGGTTACGGTATTCCAGCAAAATATGTGGCGTGAAATTGAGATAAAG atctACGAGTTCCTGTATCATCTTTATGGCATTGCGTCACTACCGAACGAGTTCGCAGAATGTTTGCGCGATGCGCTGATATGTTGCAAGAGGCAACCATATTTTCAGCAGTCAAAAACGTGGCCCAAATTCGTGACTCTGAGACGGcgattatga
- the LOC121591621 gene encoding vacuolar protein sorting-associated protein 28 homolog: MQDNRPELYEEVKLYRQAREREKYDNMADLFALVSTLQNLEKAYIRDCITPQEYTAACSKLLVQYKVAFKIVQGDEFPTIDSFVKKFRLDCPAALERIREDRPITIRDDKGNTSKCIADIVSMFITLMDKLRLEIRAMDDLQPELRDLLDTMNRLSLIPDNFEGKEKVSNWLATLNTMQASDDLTEAQVRQLLFDLESSYSAFNNLLHTT, translated from the coding sequence ATGCAGGATAATCGACCAGAGCTGTACGAGGAGGTGAAGCTCTACCGGCAGGCGAGGGAGCGAGAGAAGTACGACAACATGGCCGATCTGTTCGCACTTGTCTCTACGCTGCAAAATCTGGAAAAAGCATACATCCGGGATTGCATTACGCCGCAGGAGTATACGGCCGCCTGCTCGAAGCTGCTGGTACAGTACAAGGTGGCGTTCAAGATTGTGCAGGGCGACGAGTTTCCGACGATCGACTCGTTCGTGAAGAAGTTCCGGCTAGACTGTCCGGCAGCGCTGGAGCGCATCAGGGAGGACCGTCCCATTACCATCCGGGACGACAAGGGCAACACGAGCAAGTGCATTGCCGACATTGTGTCCATGTTCATCACACTCATGGACAAGCTGCGGCTCGAGATACGGGCGATGGATGATTTGCAGCCCGAGCTGCGCGATTTGCTGGACACGATGAACCGGCTCTCGCTGATTCCGGACAACTTCGAGGGCAAGGAGAAGGTCTCGAACTGGCTGGCCACGCTGAACACGATGCAGGCGTCCGACGATCTAACCGAGGCGCAGGTTCGTCAGCTGCTGTTCGATCTGGAATCGTCCTACTCGGCATTTAACAATCTGCTTCATACCACATAA